The Pseudarthrobacter sulfonivorans genome includes a window with the following:
- a CDS encoding ArsR/SmtB family transcription factor, translating to MVTDDVFAVIAEATRRDILVSLRAGDKAVGELVEELSASQPTISKHLKVLREAQLVSMRAQGQKRYYALNAKPLEGIVSWLETFDVGPAAAVAKSPRAEADAGTERPVATPLSDNVAVAAVLERPGAELSPAVVIPGGTVAPLSDDTVPQQIGRTVGRAATKAADLLANLPNLPKFGRKK from the coding sequence ATGGTGACAGACGACGTATTTGCCGTCATTGCGGAAGCAACCCGGCGCGACATTTTGGTATCCCTGCGCGCCGGGGACAAGGCAGTGGGCGAGCTGGTGGAAGAACTTTCCGCAAGCCAGCCCACCATTTCCAAGCACCTGAAAGTCCTCCGCGAGGCGCAGCTGGTCAGCATGCGGGCGCAGGGCCAGAAGCGCTATTACGCGCTGAATGCCAAACCGCTTGAGGGGATCGTCAGCTGGCTGGAGACGTTCGACGTCGGCCCGGCGGCCGCCGTCGCCAAGTCACCTCGCGCGGAGGCGGACGCCGGCACGGAGCGGCCCGTGGCTACCCCGCTGTCGGACAACGTGGCCGTTGCCGCCGTCCTTGAGCGCCCGGGCGCCGAACTGAGCCCCGCCGTCGTGATTCCCGGCGGCACGGTGGCCCCGCTCAGCGACGACACAGTGCCGCAGCAGATCGGCCGTACTGTGGGCCGCGCCGCCACCAAGGCCGCGGACCTGCTGGCCAACCTCCCGAACCTCCCCAAGTTCGGCCGCAAGAAGTAG
- a CDS encoding alpha-hydroxy acid oxidase, with translation MTHTIQPNNPEVTPAPDATDVPAAAAPKLVAPAVPAALKRRIPKYSDLAPLMQFKKPEFSKEARLKRASTIWDLRDMAKRRTPQAPFDYTDGAAEGEITLRRAREAFLDIEFRPGILRNVSNIDLSTDILGKPSRLPVGIAPTGFTRMMQSEGEYAGSQAAEAAGIPYTLSTMGTASIEDVAAAAPNGRNWFQLYLWTDRDRSLELIERAAKAGNDTLMVTVDTAVAGARLRDVRNGMTIPPALTIKTVLDASYRPAWWFNFLTHEPLTFASLSRYTGTVADLINSMFDPTLTFEDLDWLRETWKGKLVVKGIQTVEDARKVVDHGADGVVLSNHGGRQLDRAPIPFHLLPGVKEAFTKDNSDAAIMLDTGIMSGADIIAALALGADFTLIGRAYLYGLMAGGRAGVDRTLQILEKDMARTMALLGVSKISELTPDHVRLLNK, from the coding sequence ATGACCCACACCATCCAGCCGAACAACCCCGAGGTCACGCCGGCCCCGGATGCCACGGACGTCCCGGCCGCCGCGGCGCCGAAGCTGGTAGCTCCGGCGGTGCCGGCTGCGCTGAAGCGCCGCATCCCCAAGTACTCGGACCTGGCCCCGCTGATGCAGTTCAAGAAGCCCGAGTTCAGCAAGGAAGCCCGGCTGAAGCGTGCCAGCACCATCTGGGACCTGCGGGACATGGCCAAACGCCGGACCCCGCAGGCCCCGTTCGACTACACCGACGGCGCCGCCGAGGGCGAGATCACCCTGCGCCGCGCCCGCGAGGCCTTCCTGGACATCGAGTTCCGGCCCGGCATCCTGCGGAACGTCTCCAACATCGACCTCAGCACCGACATCCTGGGCAAGCCGTCACGGCTGCCCGTGGGCATCGCCCCCACCGGCTTCACCCGCATGATGCAGTCCGAAGGCGAATACGCGGGCTCGCAGGCAGCCGAGGCCGCCGGCATTCCGTACACCCTTTCCACCATGGGCACCGCGTCCATCGAGGACGTCGCCGCCGCCGCACCGAACGGCCGCAACTGGTTCCAGCTGTACCTGTGGACTGACCGCGACCGCTCGCTGGAACTGATCGAGCGCGCCGCCAAGGCCGGCAACGACACCCTCATGGTCACTGTGGACACCGCCGTCGCCGGCGCCCGCCTGCGCGACGTCCGCAACGGCATGACCATCCCGCCGGCACTGACCATCAAGACCGTCCTGGACGCGTCCTACCGCCCGGCCTGGTGGTTCAACTTCCTCACGCACGAGCCGCTCACCTTCGCCTCGCTGTCCCGCTACACCGGAACCGTGGCCGACCTCATCAACTCGATGTTCGACCCCACGCTCACGTTCGAGGACCTGGACTGGCTGCGCGAAACCTGGAAGGGCAAGCTCGTGGTCAAGGGCATCCAGACCGTGGAGGATGCCCGCAAGGTGGTGGACCACGGCGCCGACGGCGTAGTGCTCTCCAACCACGGCGGCCGTCAGCTGGACCGCGCGCCCATCCCGTTCCACCTGCTGCCCGGCGTCAAGGAGGCCTTCACCAAGGACAACTCGGACGCGGCCATCATGCTGGACACCGGCATCATGAGCGGCGCCGACATCATCGCCGCGCTGGCCCTGGGCGCCGACTTCACGCTGATCGGCCGCGCGTACCTGTACGGCCTGATGGCCGGCGGCCGGGCCGGCGTGGACCGCACCCTGCAGATCCTCGAGAAGGACATGGCCCGCACCATGGCGCTGCTGGGCGTCAGCAAAATCTCCGAGCTGACCCCGGACCACGTGCGCCTGCTGAACAAGTAA
- a CDS encoding FadR/GntR family transcriptional regulator: MRTHQLVLTWIEQQLSDGQLSVGGRLPAERALAEQLAVSRTSVREAIRILEAMGVVRAGVGSGPEAGTVVISDPTAALGSALRLHVATQHLPVSDIVETRILLETWAAARAKPDAPELGLAATLLGEMDAVERVARTADDFLALDIRFHLALADAAGNAVVSAMMGSLRESIQGYTARFTANLPDWDATASRLQAEHREILAAIRNDDGARAAALVAAHIEGYYREGGVGRPAEGTGAT, encoded by the coding sequence ATGCGTACGCACCAACTTGTCCTGACGTGGATCGAACAGCAGCTCTCCGACGGACAGCTGAGCGTGGGCGGACGCCTGCCTGCGGAGCGGGCACTCGCCGAGCAGCTGGCAGTTTCCAGGACTTCGGTGCGCGAGGCCATCCGGATCCTGGAGGCCATGGGCGTGGTCCGGGCCGGGGTTGGCTCCGGCCCGGAAGCGGGGACGGTGGTGATTTCGGATCCGACGGCGGCGCTCGGCTCCGCGCTGCGGCTCCACGTTGCCACGCAGCATCTGCCCGTGTCCGACATCGTGGAAACGCGCATCCTGCTGGAGACCTGGGCGGCTGCCAGGGCCAAGCCCGACGCTCCGGAACTGGGCCTGGCCGCCACGCTCCTGGGCGAGATGGACGCCGTCGAACGCGTTGCCCGGACGGCGGATGACTTCCTGGCGCTGGATATCCGGTTCCATCTGGCCCTCGCGGACGCCGCCGGCAATGCCGTGGTCAGCGCCATGATGGGCTCGCTGCGCGAATCCATCCAGGGGTACACCGCCCGGTTTACGGCCAATCTCCCGGACTGGGATGCCACGGCGTCCCGCCTGCAGGCGGAGCACCGGGAGATTCTGGCCGCCATCAGGAACGACGACGGCGCGCGCGCGGCCGCGCTGGTGGCTGCCCACATCGAGGGGTACTACCGCGAGGGCGGGGTCGGGCGCCCGGCGGAGGGAACCGGGGCAACTTAG
- a CDS encoding LacI family DNA-binding transcriptional regulator — protein sequence MARKSATGRIGIADVAVKAGVSHATVSRVMNGNFTVDPDIAARVRAAAVELKYQPNPVGRSLALGKTDTIGIVVPDLANPTFQAILRGLSRAAAEDGYRVLIADSFEVSSEEAILAGEARRRCDGLVLCAPRMSDAELEEIAPSLHPLVLINRTTAAAGIPSLVVDYGQGVQDLAEYLVGLGHTRLAFLAGPAGSASNGLRLEGLEAFKTRHPQVDVTMLDGGSDFDTGHGAVDSVLASGATGILAFNDLVAMGLMSGLHERGVDVPGDISVTGFDDIPFARYTTPTLTTAAVPIAELGGQAWRELRALIRKEDHDAPGSRYQPRLEIRASSGPAKAPRPAAHG from the coding sequence ATGGCCAGGAAATCGGCAACCGGCAGGATCGGCATTGCGGACGTTGCCGTGAAGGCAGGGGTTTCGCACGCCACTGTTTCGCGCGTCATGAACGGGAACTTCACCGTGGACCCGGACATCGCGGCACGGGTGCGGGCGGCCGCCGTCGAGCTCAAATACCAGCCCAATCCAGTGGGTCGCAGCCTCGCGCTGGGAAAAACGGACACCATCGGCATTGTGGTGCCGGACCTTGCCAACCCCACCTTCCAGGCGATCCTGCGCGGATTGAGCCGGGCTGCGGCGGAGGACGGCTACCGCGTCCTGATTGCCGATTCCTTCGAAGTCTCCAGCGAGGAAGCCATTCTGGCCGGCGAGGCCCGCCGGCGCTGCGACGGCCTGGTGCTCTGCGCCCCGCGTATGAGCGATGCCGAACTGGAGGAAATCGCGCCGTCGCTGCACCCGCTGGTCCTGATCAACCGGACGACGGCGGCTGCCGGGATTCCCAGCCTCGTGGTGGACTACGGGCAGGGAGTCCAGGACCTCGCCGAGTACCTGGTGGGCCTCGGCCATACGCGCCTGGCCTTCCTGGCCGGCCCGGCAGGCAGCGCCTCCAACGGCCTCCGGCTCGAGGGCCTGGAGGCGTTCAAAACCCGGCACCCGCAGGTGGATGTCACCATGCTCGACGGCGGCTCGGACTTCGACACCGGCCACGGGGCTGTGGACTCGGTCCTGGCCAGCGGCGCCACCGGCATCCTTGCGTTCAACGACCTCGTGGCCATGGGCCTGATGAGCGGCCTGCACGAGCGCGGCGTGGACGTGCCGGGCGACATCTCCGTCACCGGCTTCGACGACATCCCGTTCGCCCGCTACACCACACCCACCCTGACCACCGCGGCGGTTCCCATTGCCGAGCTCGGCGGCCAGGCCTGGCGTGAACTGCGGGCACTCATCCGCAAGGAAGACCACGACGCCCCGGGCAGCCGGTACCAGCCGCGACTGGAAATCCGGGCCAGCAGCGGCCCCGCCAAGGCGCCACGTCCTGCGGCCCACGGCTAA
- a CDS encoding Gfo/Idh/MocA family protein, producing the protein MVNTAESSSATAAFTSAPEPGARTKARIALIGTGGRSEMYIRAIFGKHADTAELVAFSDVNPGRVEFYQKLIQELGAPGPVASFDPADLTAYIQANNIDRVVVTTPDYTHADYIVEALEAGADVVVEKPLTIDAEGCRRITKAVAETGRNVVVTFNYRYSPRNSALKEIIQSGVIGKVTSIDFSWVLDTVHGADYFRRWHREKKNSGGLLIHKASHHFDLVNWWINDVPERVFASGGLKFYGDENAAERGLGPRPERGTPDAGAPDTAEKDPFALDLREDERLKALFLDNEHYDGYRRDQDVFTGGITIEDNLALVVEYQGGPRLSYSLNAHSPWEGYRVAVNGTEGRAELEVVERAAVLNSTDKKTVVDPSATPIEEEDAVRRNGERLVVQRHWEAAYEVPILNGEGGHGGGDDLLLSDLFNGPGEDPLGRPSGYLDGLRSVSVGIAGNLSLESSLPVRIEDLHLGADLRRDA; encoded by the coding sequence ATGGTCAACACAGCCGAATCGAGTTCTGCTACCGCTGCCTTCACTTCAGCGCCGGAGCCAGGAGCGCGCACCAAGGCCCGCATCGCCCTCATCGGCACCGGTGGCCGCTCCGAGATGTACATCCGGGCCATCTTCGGCAAGCACGCCGATACCGCGGAACTGGTGGCTTTCTCCGACGTGAACCCCGGCCGCGTGGAGTTCTACCAGAAGCTCATCCAGGAACTCGGTGCGCCCGGACCCGTCGCTTCCTTTGACCCCGCAGACCTCACCGCCTACATCCAGGCCAACAACATCGACCGCGTTGTGGTGACCACGCCGGACTACACCCACGCGGACTACATCGTGGAGGCACTCGAGGCGGGCGCCGACGTCGTGGTCGAAAAGCCCCTCACCATCGACGCCGAAGGCTGCCGCCGCATCACCAAGGCCGTGGCGGAAACCGGCCGCAACGTGGTGGTCACCTTCAACTACCGCTACTCACCGCGCAACAGTGCGCTGAAGGAAATCATCCAGAGCGGCGTGATCGGCAAGGTGACCTCCATCGACTTCAGCTGGGTCCTGGATACCGTCCACGGCGCCGACTACTTCCGCCGCTGGCACCGCGAAAAGAAGAACTCCGGCGGCCTGCTGATCCACAAGGCATCGCACCACTTCGACCTGGTCAACTGGTGGATCAACGACGTCCCGGAGCGCGTGTTCGCCTCCGGTGGCCTCAAGTTCTACGGCGATGAGAACGCCGCCGAGCGCGGCCTGGGTCCCCGTCCGGAGCGTGGAACGCCCGACGCCGGCGCGCCCGATACTGCCGAAAAGGATCCGTTTGCGCTGGACCTGCGTGAGGATGAGCGCCTGAAGGCCCTCTTCCTGGACAACGAGCACTACGACGGCTACCGCCGCGACCAGGACGTCTTCACCGGCGGCATCACCATCGAGGACAACCTGGCACTCGTGGTGGAGTACCAGGGCGGCCCGCGCCTGAGCTACTCCCTGAACGCCCACAGCCCGTGGGAAGGCTACCGCGTGGCCGTCAACGGCACCGAAGGCCGGGCCGAACTTGAAGTGGTGGAACGCGCCGCCGTCCTCAACAGCACGGACAAAAAGACCGTGGTGGACCCCAGCGCCACCCCCATCGAGGAGGAAGACGCCGTCCGCCGCAACGGCGAACGCCTGGTGGTCCAGCGCCACTGGGAAGCTGCCTACGAGGTGCCCATCCTTAACGGCGAAGGCGGCCACGGCGGCGGCGACGACCTGCTCCTCTCCGACCTCTTCAACGGTCCCGGCGAGGACCCGCTGGGCCGTCCGTCCGGCTACCTCGACGGCCTCCGCTCCGTGTCCGTGGGCATCGCCGGCAACCTTTCGCTGGAGTCCTCCCTTCCCGTCCGCATCGAGGATCTCCACCTCGGCGCAGACCTTCGCCGCGACGCCTAG
- a CDS encoding NAD-dependent epimerase/dehydratase family protein: protein MSRIFVTGGSGRLGRSVVAGLAAAGHEVISVDRDAIPADQLPAGVVQETGDLLAPGEALRLLRETRPDAVIHLAAIAVPFSAPEDVIFATNTRLAYAVISAATELGIGKIVTASSPTVLGYGSPAGWLPDSFPLDERSVPKPWNAYALSKLIAEQTVQMFAAAQGSKIRYAAFRPCYVISPEEWEGAPTQQGHTLAERLADPALSAPALFNYVDARDVADFLDVLLKKMDTIPNGETFFVGAADALATAPLAELMPRFLPGSEALASGLTGTSPAFSIAKARQLLGWEPKRSWRTELKTTNHLNDETSAALVTAGAGAKETS from the coding sequence ATGAGCAGGATCTTTGTCACCGGCGGCTCCGGCCGGCTGGGGCGCAGCGTCGTGGCCGGGCTCGCGGCTGCGGGCCACGAGGTCATCTCGGTGGACCGCGACGCCATCCCGGCGGACCAGCTGCCGGCCGGCGTTGTGCAGGAAACCGGCGACCTGCTGGCCCCGGGCGAGGCGTTGCGCCTCCTCCGGGAGACCAGGCCCGACGCCGTCATCCACCTCGCCGCGATCGCCGTTCCGTTCAGCGCGCCGGAGGACGTCATCTTCGCCACCAACACCCGCCTTGCCTATGCCGTCATCAGCGCGGCCACGGAACTGGGGATCGGCAAGATCGTCACGGCGAGCAGCCCCACGGTGCTGGGTTACGGATCGCCGGCCGGCTGGCTGCCGGACAGCTTCCCGCTGGATGAGCGCAGCGTGCCGAAGCCCTGGAACGCGTACGCGCTGTCCAAACTGATCGCCGAGCAGACCGTGCAGATGTTTGCCGCGGCGCAGGGTTCGAAGATCCGGTACGCCGCCTTCCGGCCCTGCTACGTCATCTCACCGGAGGAATGGGAAGGCGCGCCCACACAGCAGGGCCACACCTTGGCCGAACGGCTGGCCGATCCCGCCCTGTCCGCGCCCGCGCTGTTCAACTACGTGGACGCCCGCGATGTGGCCGACTTCCTGGACGTGCTCCTGAAGAAAATGGACACCATCCCGAACGGCGAAACCTTCTTTGTGGGGGCGGCGGACGCCCTCGCCACGGCACCGCTGGCGGAGCTGATGCCCCGCTTCCTGCCCGGAAGCGAGGCCCTGGCCTCCGGACTGACCGGCACTAGCCCGGCCTTCTCCATCGCGAAGGCCCGTCAACTGCTCGGCTGGGAACCCAAGCGCAGCTGGCGGACCGAACTGAAGACAACCAACCACCTCAACGACGAGACATCCGCCGCGCTGGTCACAGCCGGAGCCGGTGCCAAGGAGACATCATGA
- a CDS encoding 5-dehydro-4-deoxyglucarate dehydratase, which produces MKFDGVLFFPVTPFTPEGTVDVELLKEHIGSRLSFGPGGVFPACGTGEFHALSIDEVRTVVTAAVEVVAGTVPVVAGAGGPLGHAVAAARVAEEAGADALLVLPPYLVTGPTDGLVAYIEAVADASSLPVIVYHRGNAKFTAASMVRLAANPKVIGFKDGLGDVGLAQEIVSAVRATGREDFAFFNGLLTAELTQGAYRGLGIPLYSSAAFAMAPEIAKAYYDAYVSGDEDRRNALLEGFYAPLVRLRDQTPGFGVSLVKAGLRLGGLPVGPVRPPLVDPTEDQLLQLKSILAKGYELAGR; this is translated from the coding sequence ATGAAATTCGACGGCGTACTGTTCTTTCCCGTCACCCCGTTCACGCCGGAAGGCACCGTTGATGTGGAGCTCCTCAAGGAGCACATCGGCTCGCGGCTGTCGTTCGGACCCGGCGGCGTGTTCCCTGCCTGCGGCACCGGCGAATTCCACGCCCTGAGCATCGACGAGGTGCGCACCGTGGTGACCGCCGCCGTCGAAGTTGTGGCAGGCACGGTGCCGGTGGTGGCCGGAGCCGGCGGGCCGCTGGGGCACGCCGTTGCTGCCGCCCGTGTTGCCGAGGAGGCGGGCGCCGATGCACTCCTGGTCCTCCCGCCGTACCTGGTCACCGGACCCACCGACGGCCTGGTGGCGTACATCGAGGCAGTGGCGGACGCCAGCAGCCTCCCCGTGATCGTGTACCACCGCGGCAACGCCAAGTTCACCGCCGCGTCCATGGTCCGCCTTGCCGCCAACCCGAAGGTGATCGGCTTCAAGGACGGTCTGGGCGATGTGGGCCTGGCCCAGGAGATCGTGTCCGCGGTCCGCGCCACGGGACGCGAGGACTTCGCGTTCTTCAACGGGCTCCTGACCGCCGAATTGACCCAGGGTGCCTACCGGGGCCTGGGCATTCCGCTCTACTCCTCGGCGGCGTTCGCCATGGCACCGGAAATCGCCAAGGCGTACTACGACGCCTACGTCTCCGGCGATGAGGACCGCCGCAACGCCCTGCTGGAGGGTTTCTACGCTCCGCTGGTGCGGCTCCGGGACCAGACCCCCGGCTTCGGCGTCTCGCTGGTCAAGGCCGGCCTGCGGCTCGGCGGACTTCCTGTTGGCCCGGTCCGGCCGCCGCTGGTGGACCCCACCGAGGACCAGCTGCTCCAGCTGAAGTCCATCCTGGCCAAGGGCTACGAGCTGGCCGGCCGCTGA
- a CDS encoding mandelate racemase/muconate lactonizing enzyme family protein, whose amino-acid sequence MSAPAVETVRTVPLITGLTTRLLTVPLRRSWGVEAPENHVIVTEIQTDDGGAGHGFSWTPTIGPQAVQALLDYDIAPFITGLPANPETVWDALWKRLHEAGGGGLTTIAMAGVDLALWDLQARRAGTSVTGLLGQRQESAEVYGSGVNLHYTLEELVAQTERWVAAGHRAVKIKVGKPDIREDAERVAAVRSVLGPDRKLMIDANQRWDLPTTFKALDVLAEYGLEWLEEPIRADDLWAYRRLRKHSPVPIALGENLHTIYRFRDFIEAEAADIIQPNIIRVGGITPFRRIVELARTNSIRVMPHLLPELSGQLALTLAEPTLVEDVEDASFEQLGILAGPSPVRFSNSRLTLTDQPGLGFRFTDHPQA is encoded by the coding sequence ATGAGTGCGCCCGCCGTCGAAACCGTCCGGACCGTTCCGCTCATTACCGGTCTGACCACCCGCCTCCTGACCGTCCCGCTGCGCCGCAGCTGGGGAGTGGAGGCACCGGAAAACCACGTGATCGTTACGGAGATCCAGACGGACGACGGCGGCGCGGGGCACGGTTTTTCGTGGACGCCCACCATCGGCCCGCAGGCCGTCCAAGCGCTCCTCGACTACGACATCGCGCCTTTCATTACGGGGCTGCCCGCCAATCCCGAGACGGTATGGGACGCGTTGTGGAAGCGGCTGCATGAGGCCGGCGGCGGGGGACTGACCACCATCGCGATGGCCGGTGTCGACCTTGCCCTCTGGGACCTCCAGGCACGGCGTGCCGGTACTTCGGTCACGGGCCTGCTGGGCCAGCGGCAGGAGTCCGCGGAGGTGTACGGGTCTGGCGTGAACCTGCACTACACGCTGGAGGAGCTGGTGGCCCAGACCGAACGTTGGGTGGCAGCAGGACACCGGGCGGTCAAGATCAAGGTGGGCAAGCCCGATATCCGCGAGGACGCCGAGCGCGTGGCGGCAGTCCGCTCCGTCCTTGGCCCGGACCGCAAGCTGATGATCGACGCCAACCAGCGGTGGGACCTGCCCACCACTTTCAAGGCTTTGGACGTGCTCGCGGAATACGGGCTGGAATGGCTTGAGGAGCCCATCCGGGCGGACGACCTCTGGGCCTACCGCAGGCTGCGGAAGCATTCACCCGTGCCCATCGCGCTGGGCGAAAACCTGCACACCATCTACCGGTTCCGCGATTTCATTGAGGCGGAGGCGGCGGACATCATCCAGCCCAACATCATCCGGGTAGGCGGCATCACGCCGTTCCGGCGGATTGTGGAGCTGGCCCGGACCAACAGCATCCGCGTGATGCCGCACCTGCTGCCGGAGCTGTCCGGGCAGCTGGCCCTCACGCTGGCGGAGCCCACCCTGGTGGAGGACGTGGAGGACGCGTCCTTCGAGCAGCTGGGCATCCTGGCCGGACCGTCACCGGTCCGCTTCAGCAACAGCCGCCTCACGCTCACGGACCAGCCGGGGCTGGGCTTCCGGTTCACGGACCACCCGCAGGCCTGA
- a CDS encoding aldehyde dehydrogenase (NADP(+)): MTTATLSLSELTAAATRAAAIAAAATDAERAGWLTAVADALDANVAELVEIADSETRLGTVRLTGEVARTSGQLRLFARVITEGSYLEAVIDHADPSATPPKPDLRRILRPIGPVAVFSASNFPFAFSVAGGDTASALAVGSSVIVKAHSGHLKLSERTAEVVTEALRSAGAPEGLFALVAGREVGTTLVQDPAIKAVGFTGSIPGGRALFDLAVSRPDPIPFYGELGSLNPVVITAAALAERSGQLAAGLAASFTMGAGQFCTKPGLVFIPAGTGFAAQLAEASKDKPTAAMLTTRISDAYPEGLRSVASLPDVTIVSGTADQDATLNGAAPVVFATSAANALERPDELLEECFGPTTMLIEYADQEELSAVLAKVPGSLTATVHAQPGEDVADLVEQLSGLAGRVLFDGWPTGVAVNWAQQHGGPYPATTSLFTSVGATAVRRFQRPVAYQDAPETVLHPALRESNPLGIPRRVDGELVLP; the protein is encoded by the coding sequence GTGACAACTGCAACACTTTCCCTCTCCGAGCTCACGGCTGCCGCTACCCGGGCGGCCGCCATCGCGGCTGCCGCGACGGACGCCGAGCGCGCAGGCTGGCTCACCGCCGTCGCCGATGCGTTGGACGCCAACGTGGCCGAACTGGTGGAGATCGCCGATTCGGAGACCAGGCTCGGCACCGTCCGGCTGACCGGCGAGGTGGCCCGCACCTCCGGGCAGCTGCGGCTTTTTGCCCGTGTGATCACCGAAGGTTCCTACCTTGAAGCGGTGATTGACCACGCGGACCCGTCCGCCACCCCGCCGAAGCCGGACCTGCGCCGCATCCTGCGTCCCATCGGCCCGGTGGCAGTCTTCTCGGCCTCCAACTTCCCCTTCGCGTTTTCGGTGGCCGGCGGCGACACCGCGTCGGCCCTGGCCGTGGGCTCATCGGTGATCGTCAAGGCCCACTCGGGCCACCTGAAGCTGTCCGAGCGGACGGCCGAAGTAGTCACCGAAGCCCTGCGTTCGGCTGGAGCGCCGGAGGGGCTGTTCGCACTCGTGGCAGGCCGCGAGGTGGGCACAACGCTGGTGCAGGATCCCGCCATCAAGGCCGTAGGCTTCACCGGGTCCATCCCCGGCGGCCGGGCGCTGTTTGACCTCGCGGTCTCGCGGCCCGACCCCATCCCGTTCTACGGCGAGCTGGGCAGCCTGAACCCGGTGGTCATCACCGCGGCCGCGCTGGCCGAACGTTCCGGCCAGCTCGCGGCGGGACTTGCGGCATCGTTCACCATGGGCGCCGGCCAGTTCTGCACCAAGCCCGGCCTGGTCTTCATCCCGGCGGGCACAGGATTCGCCGCACAGTTGGCTGAGGCCAGCAAGGACAAGCCGACGGCGGCCATGCTCACCACCCGGATCTCCGACGCGTACCCGGAGGGTCTGCGCAGCGTGGCTTCGCTGCCGGACGTGACCATCGTCAGCGGCACAGCCGACCAGGACGCCACCCTCAATGGCGCCGCGCCCGTAGTGTTCGCCACCTCCGCCGCCAATGCCCTTGAGCGCCCGGACGAGCTGCTGGAGGAGTGCTTCGGCCCCACCACTATGTTGATCGAATACGCTGACCAGGAAGAGCTCTCCGCGGTCCTGGCCAAGGTTCCCGGCAGCCTGACCGCCACCGTCCACGCCCAGCCGGGCGAGGACGTCGCGGACCTGGTGGAGCAGCTGTCAGGCCTCGCCGGGCGGGTCCTGTTCGACGGCTGGCCCACCGGCGTCGCAGTGAACTGGGCGCAGCAGCACGGCGGCCCGTACCCGGCCACCACGTCCCTGTTCACGTCAGTAGGCGCGACGGCGGTCCGCCGCTTCCAGCGACCCGTCGCCTACCAGGATGCGCCCGAAACGGTCCTGCACCCGGCGCTGCGCGAAAGCAACCCGCTGGGCATCCCGCGCCGCGTGGACGGTGAGCTGGTTCTTCCGTAA